One Ranitomeya imitator isolate aRanImi1 chromosome 1, aRanImi1.pri, whole genome shotgun sequence DNA window includes the following coding sequences:
- the EXOC5 gene encoding exocyst complex component 5: MAATAELFEEPFVADEYIERLAWRTPGGGSRGGAETFDPKRLLEQFVNHIEELKIMDERIQRKVEKLEHQCQKEAKEFARKVQELQKSNQIAFQHFQELDEHISYVATKVCHLGDQLEGVNTPRQRAVEAQKLMTYFNEFLDGNLQSDVFNNSEKIKEAADIIQKLHLIAQELPFDRFAEVKSKIASKYHDLEHQLIQEFTSAQRRGEISRMREVAAVLLHFKGYSHCVDVYINQCQEGAYMRNDIFEDSALLCQRVNKEVGDIFSNPEIILAKLIQNIFEIKIQNFVKEHLEECRKSDAEQYLKNLYDLYTRTTSLSSKLMEFNLGTDKQTFLSKLIKSVFISYLENYIDVEIGYLKSRSSSILQRYYDSKNHQKRPIGSGGIQDLKERIRQRTNLPLGPSIETHGETFLAQEVVVNLLQETKHAFERCHKLSDPSDLPKNAFRIFSRLVDYLCIEHIDYALEIGLAAIPSPDSRNANLYFLDVVHQANTIFHLFDKQFNDHLMPLVSSSPKLTECLQKKKEIIEQMEVKLDTGIDRTLNCMIGQMKQILAAEQKKTDFKPEDENNVLIQYTSACVKVCLYIRKQVEKIRNSMDGKNVDTVLMELGVRFHRLIYEHLQQFSYSSMGGMLAICDVAEYRKCAKEFKIPLVLQLFDTLHSLCNLLVVAPDNLKQVCSGEQLASLDKNILHSFVQLRADYRSSRLARHFN; the protein is encoded by the exons ATGGCCGCCACAGCCGAGCTGTTCGAG gAGCCGTTCGTTGCTGATGAATACATTGAGCGACTTGCATGGAGAACCCCCGGAGGAGGATCCAGAGGAGGAGCAGAAACCTTTGACCCTAAAAG GTTATTGGAGCAATTTGTCAACCATATCGAAGAGCTGAAGATCATGGATGAACGGATCCAAAGAAAAGTGGAGAAATTAGAACATCAGTGCCAGAAAGAAGCAAAAGAGTTTGCCAGGAAAGTCCAGGAACTTCAGAAAAGCAACCAG ATTGCTTTCCAGCATTTCCAGGAGCTCGACGAGCATATCAGCTACGTGGCTACGAAGGTGTGCCATCTTGGCGACCAGCTGGAGGGGGTGAACACGCCACGTCAGCGAGCTGTGGAGGCCCAAAAACTGATGACCTATTTTAATGAGTTTCTGGATGGAAATCTGCAGTCTGATGTGTTTAACAACTCTGAAAAG ATAAAGGAGGCTGCTGATATCATTCAGAAGTTGCACCTAATTGCTCAAGAACTACCGTTTGATAG atttgctGAGGTGAAATCTAAAATTGCCA GTAAATACCATGATCTAGAACACCAATTGATTCAGGAGTTTACGAGTGCGCAGCGAAGAGGGGAGATATCTCGTATGAGGGAGGTGGCTGCTGTACTGCTTCATTTCAAG GGGTATTCCCATTGTGTGGATGTGTATATAAATCAGTGCCAGGAG GGGGCCTACATGAGGAATGACATATTTGAGGACTCGGCTCTGTTGTGTCAACGTGTCAACAAGGAAGTTGGGGATATTTTCAGTAATCCGGAAATAATTTTGGCCAAACTTATACAAAATATATTTGAAATTAAAATCCAG AATTTTGTGAAAGAGCATCTGGAAGAATGCAGAAAATCGGATGCCGAGCAGTATCTGAAGAATCTCTATGATCTGTACACAAG AACCACTAGCCTTTCCAGTAAACTTATGGAATTTAATCTCGGGACGGACAAACAGACGTTCTTGTCCAAACTGATCAAATCTGTCTTCATCTCCTACCTGGAGAACTATATTGATGTAGAAATTGGTTACCTAAAAAGTCGGAGTTCATCGATCTTGCAGAGATACTACGATTCCAAGAACCATCAGAAGAGACCGATCGGAAGCGGAGG aattcaggACCTCAAGGAAAGGATTAGACAACGCACAAATCTGCCACTGGGCCCAAGTATAGAAACTCACGGGGAGACGTTTTTGGCACAAGAAGTGGTGGTGAACCTCTTACAAGAAACCAAACATGCCTTTGAAAGATGCCATAAG cttTCTGACCCATCCGACTTACCAAAGAATGCGTTTAGAATATTTTCCAGACTTGTTGATTACTTATGCATTGAACACATTGATTATGCCTTGGAAATAGGATTAGCAG CAATCCCTTCTCCCGACTCTCGGAATGCCAACCTCTATTTCCTGGATGTCGTACATCAAGCCAACACTATTTTCCATTTGTTCGATAAGCAATTTAACGATCACCTCATGCCTTTAGTAAG TTCTTCTCCAAAACTGACTGAATGTCTCCAGAAAAAGAAAGAGATTATCGAACAAATGGAAGTGAAGCTAGACACTGGTATCGACAG GACACTAAATTGTATGATCGGTCAGATGAAACAGATACTGGCGGCTGAGCAAAAGAAAACAGATTTCAAGCCAGAGGATGAGAATAATGTGTTAATTCAGTACACAAGT GCTTGTGTCAAGGTTTGCCTTTACATTCGAAAGCAAGTGGAGAAGATCCGTAACTCAATGGATGGAAAGAACGTGGACACGGTACTGATGGAGCTTGGGGTGCGCTTCCACCGCCTCATATACGAGCATCTGCAGCAATTTTCATACAGCTCAATGGGAGGCATGCTGGCTATCTGTGACGTGGCGGAATATAGAAAGTGCGCCAAGGAGTTCAAA